The following are encoded together in the Lathyrus oleraceus cultivar Zhongwan6 chromosome 3, CAAS_Psat_ZW6_1.0, whole genome shotgun sequence genome:
- the LOC127129903 gene encoding uncharacterized protein LOC127129903 produces the protein MDTSTKKSTSSFRFKSPDIRSLKVLCSKVVALKDNKFKSNFGNIVDLLTEKVDYCAITTMSQYYDVPLRCFTFPDFQISSTLEDLERLLNRPIKEYNPFPKLEEGFCLTELSLILGINTNKLVDNWGVKESLKGLTQKFLEAHAWEMIKEGRPDFCSATLALLIHGIVLFPNLDKFVDQLAVEVFLTKNPMPFLLADFYHTFHTRHEKKGGTFLCCAPMLHLWMRARMPQSGPFTENKLTWPQRFASLSANSILWYKREWDIKDVIARCGKFSNVPLIGTQGCINYNPAILKRQLGYAMTSPPEERDFIPFVINTVDPLDSNVKRVRKAWTSIVHISHEWGMKNILAKEPYYVWVKERARVVKMPFLFDPSSFPLMPEPEPILQEDMDKLTSQIKELELENTQL, from the coding sequence ATGGATACTTCAACAAAGAAAAGCACTTCCTCTTTCCGCTTCAAGAGTCCCGACATCAGGTCATTAAAGGTCCTCTGTTCAAAGGTCGTAGCTCTCAAAGACAACAAGTTTAAATCCAATTTTGGGAACATCGTAGATCTTCTAACCGAGAAGGTTGACTATTGTGCTATCACTACAATGTCCCAATACTACGATGTTcctttaagatgcttcactttccccgaCTTCCAAATCTCTTCAACCTTGGAAGACCTCGAGAGACTCCTCAATCGACCAATCAAGGAATACAACCCTTTCCCAAAATTGGAAGAAGGATTCTGTTTGACCGAGCTCTCACTCATCTTGGGTATCAACACCAACAAGTTAGTGGATAATTGGGGCGTTAAAGAATCCCTCAAAGGTTTAACTCAAAAGTTCCTAGAAGCCCATGCTTGGGAAATGATTAAAGAAGGAAGACCCGACTTTTGTAGTGCAACCTTGGCACTTTTGATTCATGGGATTGTCCTCTTCCCAAATTTGGACAAGTTCGTGGATCAATTAGCAGTCGAAGTCTTTTTAACAAAGAATCCGATGCCTTTTTTACTTGCCGATTTCTACCATACTTTCCATACAAGGCATGAGAAGAAGGGAGGTACTTTCCTTTGTTGCGCTCCTATGCTACATCTTTGGATGAGGGCTCGCATGCCTCAAAGTGGACCTTTCACCGAAAACAAACTGACATGGCCGCAAAGGTTCGCATCCCTATCTGCCAACTCAATTCTATGGTACAAGAGGGAATGGGATATAAAGGATGTTATCGCAAGATGTGGAAAGTTCTCTAACGTACCCTTGATAGGAAcacaaggttgcatcaactacaaccctgctatACTCAAGAGACAACTAGGGTACGCCATGACAAGTCCCCCCGAGGAAAGAGATTTCATTCCATTCGTCATCAATACCGTGGATCCGCTTGATTCAAATGTGAAAAGAGTGAGAAAAGCTTGGACAAGCATAGTCCATATTAGCCATGAATGGGGCATGAAAAATatcctagccaaggaaccctactaTGTGTGGGTAAAAGAGAGGGCTAGGGTGGTTAAGATGCCGTTTCTGTTTGATCCTTCTTCATTCCCGTTGATGCCCGAGCCCGAGCCTATCCTACAAGAGGATATGGACAAACTTACCAGCCAAATCAAAGAGCTCgagttggaaaacactcaacTATGA